A window of the Diospyros lotus cultivar Yz01 unplaced genomic scaffold, ASM1463336v1 superscaf1, whole genome shotgun sequence genome harbors these coding sequences:
- the LOC127793122 gene encoding cytochrome P450 CYP736A12-like, with protein sequence MSPADFTIPFLLLEAFWCFLQIRAISRRKTHRRSPPGPPALPIIGNLHKLGRLPHRSLQALARKYGPIMSIKLGSVPVVVVSSPPAAELFLRTHDDVFASRPKTQAAEYLSYGTKGMAFTEYGPYWRSVRKLCTSELLNVAKVESYAGMRREEVGAMVRSLKAAAAGEAVDVNRKVEELVEDMTCMMVFGRKGDERFDLKGFIREVIALVGAFNVADFVPLLSPLDLQGLTRRLKKASKVGDKILERIMDGHEQDATANQRQHRNLIDVLLSLAKKSSTKTGECSFSIDRTNAKAIALDMIVGSFDTSSTAISWIMSELLRHPRAMKKLQEELDRVVGRDRVVEEMDLANLEYLEMVIKESLRLHPVAPLLVPRESMKDINFVLGEDRYFIPKKSRIIVNCWALGRDPEAWSENAEEFLPERFVDREVNLLGHHFELLPFGSGRRICPEIHLGLTNIRLVVAQLAHYFDWELPNGIFPTDLDMSERFGLSVSKAEHLLATPTYRLRT encoded by the exons ATGTCTCCCGCCGACTTCACCATTCCGTTTCTCCTCCTCGAAGCCTTCTGGTGTTTCCTCCAAATCCGGGCCATCTCTCGCCGGAAAACCCACCGCCGATCACCACCGGGTCCCCCGGCTTTACCCATCATCGGAAACCTCCACAAACTGGGCAGGCTCCCCCACCGCAGCCTCCAAGCTCTGGCCCGGAAATACGGCCCCATCATGTCCATCAAACTGGGCTCGGTCCCCGTCGTTGTCGTCTCCTCCCCGCCGGCTGCCGAGCTCTTCCTCCGGACCCACGACGACGTTTTTGCCAGCAGGCCCAAGACCCAGGCCGCCGAGTACCTGTCCTACGGCACCAAGGGCATGGCGTTCACGGAATATGGGCCGTATTGGCGCAGCGTCAGGAAGCTGTGCACGTCGGAGCTACTGAACGTTGCGAAGGTGGAGTCGTATGCTGGGATGAGGAGGGAGGAGGTGGGGGCGATGGTGCGGTCGCTGAAGGCGGCTGCAGCGGGGGAGGCGGTGGATGTGAACCGGAAGGTGGAGGAGCTGGTGGAGGACATGACTTGCATGATGGTGTTTGGGCGGAAGGGTGACGAGAGGTTTGATTTGAAGGGCTTTATTCGGGAGGTTATCGCCTTGGTCGGAGCTTTCAACGTCGCAGACTTTGTGCCGCTGCTTTCGCCGCTCGATCTTCAG GGGTTGACTCGACGCTTGAAGAAAGCCAGCAAGGTCGGTGACAAGATCTTGGAGAGGATCATGGATGGGCATGAGCAAGATGCTACTGCAAACCAAAGGCAACACAGAAATTTGATCGATGTACTGCTCTCGCTAGCCAAAAAATCCTCGACCAAAACTGGCGAGTGCTCATTTTCCATCGATCGAACGAACGCCAAAGCGATTGCCCTGGACATGATTGTCGGATCTTTCGACACCTCCTCCACTGCAATTTCCTGGATCATGTCGGAGCTCCTGAGACATCCGAGAGCGATGAAGAAGCTCCAGGAAGAACTAGATCGTGTCGTAGGGCGAGATCGAGTGGTGGAAGAGATGGACCTGGCAAATCTAGAATACCTAGAAATGGTGATCAAGGAAAGTCTCAGGCTCCATCCAGTTGCTCCGTTGCTGGTTCCTAGAGAATCCATGAAGGACATCAACTTCGTTCTCGGCGAGGATCGCTATTTCATTCCGAAGAAATCACGAATTATCGTGAACTGTTGGGCACTGGGGCGAGATCCGGAGGCGTGGTCGGAGAACGCAGAGGAGTTCTTGCCGGAGAGATTTGTGGATCGCGAGGTGAACCTCCTAGGGCACCATTTTGAGCTGTTGCCATTCGGATCGGGTCGTCGGATCTGTCCCGAAATACACTTGGGGCTAACGAACATTAGGCTGGTGGTAGCCCAGCTGGCTCATTACTTTGATTGGGAGCTTCCAAACGGGATTTTTCCAACTGACTTGGACATGAGTGAGAGGTTCGGCTTGTCGGTTTCCAAGGCCGAGCACTTGCTCGCAACTCCAACTTATCGCCTGCGCACTTGA